A segment of the Sporichthyaceae bacterium genome:
GACGTGCCGTTCATGATCGAGCACCGGCAGCGGGTCTGCAAACTCACCTTCGAGCGGATGCTGGCCGAGCCGTCGCACCTTTACGGGCAAGGAATCGGGTCGAACTACCAGCGCCAGACCGAGACCCTCGGCAAGCACTTCCGGATGCCCTCCTCGGGCTGACCGAACGCGGCGCGAGGGCTATGTACGACATGTCGTCGCGCAATCGCAACAGTTCCAAAACCCTGATTCCCGAGCCCGCCATGGTCGGTCCAATTCCGTCGCGATCAATGCCCGGATGATGAATCTTTTCAGCTATGACGACCAAGGACGTGGCGCGCAAGGGCGTCGTCGGTGCCGGCGTGGTGTTCCTCGCGGTAATGGTCACCGCCGCGGTGTACCCGCCGGCCGTGGGTGTGTCGCGCGGCCGGGACAGCGCCCCGGCGCCCGTCGCCGCCGACACCTCCGCCGCCGCGGCCCCGGCGCCCGCAATGGCCTCCGGGCCGATCGCCATGCGTGCCGTGCACCTGACCGGCGCGCAGTGGGCCACGCCGGCCGTCCATGACGCCGTCCTGCAGATGATCTCGACCCACCAGATCGACACCGTCGTGCTGGACATCCGCGACGAGACCGGAACGGTCAACTACTCCTCGACCGTGCCGTTGGCCAAGCAGGTCGGCGACATCCACGACTACTACGACCCCAAGACAGTCGCCACCCAGTTGCACGCGCTGGGCGTGCGCGTGGTCGGCCGCCTGGTCGCCTTCCAGGACCCGACGTTGGCCGCCTGGGCCTGGGACAACGGGCACCACGACTGGGTCGCGCAGGACAGTGCCGGCCAGCCGTTCCACCCGGCCGCCGCACCCACTGCGGACGTCCCGAACCTGGCCAGCGCGGACGTGCAGAACTTCGCGATCGACCTGGCCAAGGAGGCGACCGCAGCCGGGTTCGACGACGTGATGTTCGACTACGTGCAGACCCCGGCTTCGACTGGTGTGGTCCTGCCCGGGCTGGGCACCACGGACGCCCAGGACGAACTCGCCCAGTTCCTCGGCACCGCCCGCAAGGCCGTGGACGCCGTCGGCGGGCATGTCGCCGCCGCGGTCGCCGGCACCAGCGTCCTCGACCCGAGCACGCTGGGCCAGAACGTCGCGAAGCTGGCTGCGAATGTCGACTGGTTGGCGCCGCAGATCTTCCCGTCGACCTATGCGGACAACGCCTACGACGTGACCACGCCGAACTCCGCCCCGCTGACGATCGTGGCCCGCGCGCTGAAGGACTGGAACACCGCGCTGCTCGGCACGAACGCCGTGTTGGTCCCCTGGTTGCAGGGCGCCCCGACCTACGACGCGACGCAGGTCGCCCAAGAGATCACGGGCGCCGGCGACGCCGGCATCAACTCCTGGATGCTGTCGAGCCCCGACGGCACCTACCAGTCGATCGACCTGGCCCCGAACAGCGCGAGCGCGACCGCGGACGCGCCGGGCCAACTGATCTACTCCTCGGCCAAGGCCGGCTCCTACTCGGTCGGGACCACCGACAAGACCCGCGCCGAGCAGGTCGCGCTCACCGACCGCCCGGACACCGCGGCGAACCTGAGGACCACCGGCGTCGACGTCGAACCGTTGCCGAGCGCGCCGCCGGTCGCGCCGCCCAAACCAGTGGTCACCACCAAGCCGGTGACGAAGCCGGTCACCACCAAGCCGGTGACCACGAAGAAGCCCACGCCGCCGAAGACCACCACGCCCCCGGCCACGCCGCCCAAGACCACGACCCCCACGCCGAAGCCCACCCCGCCTGCGACGACGCCGACCACCCCGCCCCCGGCCACGCCGAAGAGCTGACGTCAGACCAGGGCCGGACTCTCGGCGGGCGCCTCCGCGGGGATCGGCTCCGGCAGGCGCGGCAGGTGCAACTCGCGGCGGATCCGCTCCTCCAGCCTCGCGAAGGCCGCGTTGGTGTCGCGCATGGCTTTCTCGAAGCCGCCGGAGTCCGTGCACTCCCAGACCCGGGCCCAGGAATCCGGCAGCGTCGCGAGGAACGCTCGCAGTCGGGTCGCCACCTCGTTGGTCCCGTCGCCGTCCGTTCCGTGCAGACCGACCCGGACCCGCATCGCACAGACCGCGGGATCCGTCCGCAGCGCGCGGTAGAGCTCGGGCACCCGGTCCTTGCCGGCCCGTCGCAGTTCCGGATCAGCGAGCTCCTGCGGGTGCGGCTCCATGAGCTGCATGATCCGAGTGCACTGCGCCAGCACCTCCTCGTAGGTCTGGGTCTTCTTGTCCAGCTCCCACTGCTCGCGGATCAACTTCCGATTGTGAACAAAGGTGCGGCGGGACACGAACAGCGCCACGACCACCGCGGCCACCGCGGCAAAGCTGCCGGCCCGGACCCACCAGTCAGCTGCGTCGGAGACATACACCTGCACCGGCGCCGAGATCATCATCATCTAGGCACCGTAGCCGCCGGCGCCGGGCGGTCAGTGACCTTGGTACGGCGCGCCGTGCTTCCCGGACTTGACGCGGTCGGACACCTCGCGCCACAAGGCCGCGTAGGCCCGGGCGGCGCTGCTGCGCGGCGCCCACTGCACGACCGGGGCGCGGTGGGTCCCCATCTGCTCCACCACGGCCGCTGCCGGGATCGCGGTTCGGGCCATCTCGATCCGCTTGTCCGGGACGTGCTCGGACATCTCGCGATGCATTCGCCGACGCATGTCGACCATCGAGAGGAAGGCGAGGATCGGCGGGGTTCGCCCGGGGGTTTCGTCGGCGAAGGCGGCCAACTGGTCCAGCGTCCGCAACGACAACGGCGAGGGCAGTACCGGGGCGACCACGAGGTCGGCCGCCCGGACGATGTTCTCCGAGATCAGCGAGACGCTCGGCGCACAGTCCATCACCACCAGGTCGTACTCCTCTGCCAGGCGGTCGATCAGGATGCCCAAGCGCTTGGTGGGCCGCTTCTGCTCGTCCAGGAAGAGGTCCAGGTACCGGTAGGAGGAGTCGGCCGGGAGGATGTCGAGGTTCGGGAAGTCGCTGGCCTTGATCGCGTCGGCGACCTCCTTGCCACCGCGCATGAGCGCTTTGGCCCCGCCCTTGACCTTGGGCTGCACCCGGAAAAGGAACGTCGCCCCGCCTTGCGGGTCCAGGTCCCACAGCAAGGTGCGGCGGCCCTCGGCGGCACTGAGCCACGAGAGGTTCGTGGCGGCGGTGGTCTTCCCGACGCCGCCCTTGATGCTGTACGCGGCGATCACCTTCACTGCGTGGCCACCATGTCCGCGAAGCGCTTCCGGTTGTCCTGGCCGTGGAAGGTCGCCCACCGTGCCGCGAAGTCCTCGCGTGCGGCATCCTGACGGTGCCTCAGATCGCGGCCCATCGCCCCCATCGTGAGCAGGCACTCGATGGAAGCCTTGGTGCCGCGCAGTTCGGTGGCGCAGTCGCGCACCAGGAACCATTGCGCCTCGAAGTCCTGGAAACCGCCGAGGTTGTCCTGCAGCACCTTGAGCTCGTCGATCAGTGCCTTGTAGGTGCGCGCGTCGTAGAGGCAGGCGAAGAACTCGAGCAGGTAACGCAATTCCTTGCAGCGCTTGCGCAGGTCGTGCAGATTCTCCGCGGGCGAGTCGGGGGTGATCGCGCCGCCCATCTTGCCGACCTTGGCCCAGGTGCGGGAGAGGAGATCGCGGGCCACCCGACCGACCGGGACGGCTGTGGTCGGGCCGAGTCCGGGCCTGGCAAGGTCGCGCTCCCATCCGGACAACAGATCGGTGAATCGCTGCGAGCGCAGTGCTCGGTTCAACTGGCTGTGCGAGCGTCGGCACCAGCGTTCCAGCAACGACCGGAACGGCTCGACGTTCGCCAACTCCTCGGTGGACAGGCCGGGGCCGAAATCCAGCAACTGCACATCGAGGTCACGGGGAGTCGAAGTAGCGTCGCCGAGCCATTTCAACTCCCCGCTCCAGTGCCCCCGCCACTCCTCGGTGACGACGCCCTGGGATGCCTTAAGAACGGACCGGGCGCGCCGCACCGCCACCCGCAGGTCGTGCAGGAACTCGGTGTCGAGCTCGCGCAGCGTGCCGTCGAGGTTGTCGCGGACGATCCCCAGCAGTTGCCCCAGTGTGTCGGCGAAGGCGGCGCCGGCCGGGGTGTCAGCGGCGAACTTGGAGTCCGGCTTGGATCGGAACGCGCCCGGCTTCAGACCGCCGGCGACGGCCAACGACGCGAACAACGTACTGCCGGCCGGTATCAGGCCGGGTGTGGCTGCCAGCAGCTTCGCGACCCGGGTGGCGTCGGGGTCGTAGCCGCGCAGCGGTTCGACCCGCACGCGGGTGACGGCCGCGTCGACGACGCCGTCTGCGACGAACGGGCCGTCGACCGCGATCCGTACGACGGTCTTCTCCTCGACGTCCAGGACGGCGAGAAGCGACGTCGGGCCCTCCGCGGCCAACCGCGGCAACAGGGCGCGGATCCCGGTCAGCGGCAGCACGCGGTCGGCGATCGGTCCGGCAGGCAGGCTGCGCTCGGAGACCGGACGCTTTCCGACGGGCGTGCGGCCCACCGGGTTGCCCGCCAGGTCGGAGAGCACCAGGGTGGCGTCGGCGCCGCGGGTGCGCTGCTCGAGCAGCAGCCCGGCGCGGAACAGGCTCCAGTCGTACGTGTCGAGCCAGACCCGGCGTTCGGCCTCGGACTCGACGATTCGTGCGGCCGCGGACTCGGCTACGAGGGCCGGCGCGTCCTGGACTGACGCGGCGTCAGTCGAGAACTCAGTCGCCAACCGGTCACCTCACGTTCATCCAGGAGGGCGCCACCGTACAACCTCAAGATGAACAGAACGGATGGCCCGGCGAACCACGGCCGTCCGATGTCGACCAGGCCACGAGCCCCGGCGGCGGGCCGACCTGATCAGAACGGTGGGCTCTCGTTGGGCGTCGGGATCGCAGGAAGCGGCGGGAGAACTCGCTCGGTG
Coding sequences within it:
- a CDS encoding putative glycoside hydrolase → MTTKDVARKGVVGAGVVFLAVMVTAAVYPPAVGVSRGRDSAPAPVAADTSAAAAPAPAMASGPIAMRAVHLTGAQWATPAVHDAVLQMISTHQIDTVVLDIRDETGTVNYSSTVPLAKQVGDIHDYYDPKTVATQLHALGVRVVGRLVAFQDPTLAAWAWDNGHHDWVAQDSAGQPFHPAAAPTADVPNLASADVQNFAIDLAKEATAAGFDDVMFDYVQTPASTGVVLPGLGTTDAQDELAQFLGTARKAVDAVGGHVAAAVAGTSVLDPSTLGQNVAKLAANVDWLAPQIFPSTYADNAYDVTTPNSAPLTIVARALKDWNTALLGTNAVLVPWLQGAPTYDATQVAQEITGAGDAGINSWMLSSPDGTYQSIDLAPNSASATADAPGQLIYSSAKAGSYSVGTTDKTRAEQVALTDRPDTAANLRTTGVDVEPLPSAPPVAPPKPVVTTKPVTKPVTTKPVTTKKPTPPKTTTPPATPPKTTTPTPKPTPPATTPTTPPPATPKS
- a CDS encoding ParA family protein, producing MKVIAAYSIKGGVGKTTAATNLSWLSAAEGRRTLLWDLDPQGGATFLFRVQPKVKGGAKALMRGGKEVADAIKASDFPNLDILPADSSYRYLDLFLDEQKRPTKRLGILIDRLAEEYDLVVMDCAPSVSLISENIVRAADLVVAPVLPSPLSLRTLDQLAAFADETPGRTPPILAFLSMVDMRRRMHREMSEHVPDKRIEMARTAIPAAAVVEQMGTHRAPVVQWAPRSSAARAYAALWREVSDRVKSGKHGAPYQGH
- a CDS encoding CHAD domain-containing protein translates to MATEFSTDAASVQDAPALVAESAAARIVESEAERRVWLDTYDWSLFRAGLLLEQRTRGADATLVLSDLAGNPVGRTPVGKRPVSERSLPAGPIADRVLPLTGIRALLPRLAAEGPTSLLAVLDVEEKTVVRIAVDGPFVADGVVDAAVTRVRVEPLRGYDPDATRVAKLLAATPGLIPAGSTLFASLAVAGGLKPGAFRSKPDSKFAADTPAGAAFADTLGQLLGIVRDNLDGTLRELDTEFLHDLRVAVRRARSVLKASQGVVTEEWRGHWSGELKWLGDATSTPRDLDVQLLDFGPGLSTEELANVEPFRSLLERWCRRSHSQLNRALRSQRFTDLLSGWERDLARPGLGPTTAVPVGRVARDLLSRTWAKVGKMGGAITPDSPAENLHDLRKRCKELRYLLEFFACLYDARTYKALIDELKVLQDNLGGFQDFEAQWFLVRDCATELRGTKASIECLLTMGAMGRDLRHRQDAAREDFAARWATFHGQDNRKRFADMVATQ